From one Flavobacteriales bacterium genomic stretch:
- a CDS encoding nicotinamide mononucleotide transporter, with protein MNWNWLEALAAGGNLAYTVLMLYERRIGWAFGFVASALGVALFLHSQVYAQAALSAYYMAMGAYGWWSWGRHNGKELSITRRPAGFHAAMIVGGLLLAGAVNFLLLLLPDAQFTVLDGIATAFSLLATWMLARKILENWAYWIAADLVAIILYALLELWWYAALYAIYVSISAAALVRWGRQHRAKGRAGA; from the coding sequence GTGAACTGGAATTGGCTTGAAGCCCTGGCCGCCGGCGGCAACCTGGCCTATACGGTACTGATGCTCTATGAGCGCCGTATCGGATGGGCCTTCGGATTCGTCGCGTCGGCGCTGGGAGTAGCACTCTTCCTGCATTCACAGGTCTATGCGCAGGCGGCGCTGAGCGCGTATTACATGGCCATGGGCGCCTATGGCTGGTGGTCGTGGGGCCGACACAATGGCAAGGAGCTCTCCATCACGCGCAGACCTGCCGGGTTCCATGCCGCCATGATCGTAGGAGGCCTACTGCTCGCCGGTGCGGTCAACTTCCTCTTGCTGCTCCTGCCCGATGCGCAATTCACGGTGCTCGATGGCATCGCAACGGCCTTCAGCTTGCTGGCGACCTGGATGCTGGCGCGCAAGATCCTCGAGAACTGGGCCTATTGGATCGCGGCCGATCTGGTGGCCATCATCCTGTACGCGCTGCTCGAACTTTGGTGGTACGCCGCGCTCTACGCCATATACGTGAGTATCTCCGCTGCAGCGCTGGTGCGCTGGGGCAGGCAGCATCGGGCGAAGGGGCGAGCAGGCGCTTGA
- a CDS encoding leucine-rich repeat domain-containing protein, which yields MLLLLLLASLIAQGQLLTQGALDSTRTYRSLERALAEPEKVFKLDLSGKKLKAVPEDLRKLRNLNSLDLSGNKLKEFPEWMGELQSMQEFRASRNKLSAFPESICKWRALKRLDLSRNALPGVPRCLGQLRQLVSLDLWDNDLADFPKELDKLEALRFLDLRGIQFSEEEMEGIRELFPRTKIEFSPSCNCGM from the coding sequence ATGCTCCTCCTGCTCCTATTGGCTTCGCTCATTGCGCAGGGGCAATTGCTCACGCAAGGCGCGCTCGACAGCACACGCACCTACAGGAGCCTTGAGCGGGCTTTGGCCGAACCGGAGAAAGTCTTCAAGCTCGACCTGAGCGGCAAGAAACTGAAAGCCGTGCCGGAGGACCTGCGAAAGCTGCGCAACCTGAATTCCCTCGACCTGAGCGGCAATAAGCTGAAGGAGTTCCCGGAATGGATGGGCGAGCTGCAGAGCATGCAGGAGTTCCGCGCATCGCGCAACAAGCTCAGCGCCTTCCCGGAGTCCATCTGCAAATGGCGGGCTCTCAAGCGGCTCGACCTGAGCCGCAATGCGCTACCTGGCGTGCCAAGGTGCCTGGGCCAATTGCGGCAGCTCGTCTCGCTCGATTTATGGGATAATGACCTCGCGGACTTCCCGAAGGAGCTCGATAAGTTGGAGGCGCTCCGCTTCCTCGATCTGCGCGGCATCCAATTCAGCGAAGAGGAAATGGAAGGCATCCGCGAGCTCTTCCCGCGCACCAAGATCGAGTTCAGCCCCAGCTGCAATTGTGGGATGTAG
- a CDS encoding bifunctional riboflavin kinase/FAD synthetase, with amino-acid sequence MLVHTDINDFKGVKRPVLTTGTFDGVHRGHRAIIERLIARAKKEEGESVLFTFHPHPRMVLFPGDGDLKLLSTQEEKRALLEAAGLDHLLVVPFSRQFSRMHALDYVRDVLVGAIGARAVVIGYDHRFGRNREGDLVLLRQLGEAYDIDVEEIPAQEVDHVKVSSTKIRQALQAGEVAAANELLGYSYPLHGVVVKGDQLGRTIGYPTANIGATDPYKLIPGNGVYAVEAYLKDGDRKGMLYIGERPTVSGGLQRNIEVNIFGLDRDLYGEAITVRFIHRLRGDQRFESMEALKDQLHIDKRMAMAHFNPTEA; translated from the coding sequence ATGCTCGTCCACACAGACATCAACGATTTCAAGGGCGTGAAGCGCCCGGTGCTCACCACGGGCACCTTCGATGGGGTGCATCGCGGGCACAGAGCCATCATCGAGCGGCTGATCGCGCGGGCAAAGAAGGAAGAGGGCGAGAGCGTGCTCTTCACCTTCCACCCGCACCCGCGCATGGTGCTTTTCCCCGGTGATGGCGATCTGAAACTGCTGAGCACGCAAGAGGAGAAGCGCGCCTTGCTCGAAGCGGCCGGCCTTGACCACTTGCTGGTAGTTCCCTTCAGCCGGCAGTTCTCGCGCATGCACGCGCTCGACTACGTGCGCGACGTGCTGGTGGGCGCCATCGGTGCGCGCGCCGTCGTCATCGGCTACGACCATCGCTTCGGCCGCAACCGTGAGGGGGACCTGGTGCTCCTGCGACAGCTCGGCGAGGCCTATGACATCGACGTGGAAGAGATACCGGCCCAAGAGGTGGACCACGTGAAGGTGAGCAGCACCAAGATCCGCCAGGCACTGCAGGCCGGAGAGGTCGCCGCTGCGAACGAGCTGCTTGGCTATTCCTATCCGCTCCATGGCGTGGTGGTGAAGGGCGATCAGCTAGGCCGCACCATCGGTTATCCCACGGCCAATATCGGCGCAACGGATCCTTACAAGCTCATCCCCGGCAACGGAGTGTACGCAGTTGAGGCCTACTTGAAGGATGGCGATCGCAAGGGCATGCTGTATATCGGTGAGCGGCCCACCGTGAGCGGCGGCCTGCAACGCAACATAGAGGTGAACATCTTCGGGTTGGACCGCGATCTGTACGGCGAGGCCATCACCGTGCGCTTCATCCACCGCCTCCGCGGCGATCAACGATTCGAGAGCATGGAAGCTCTGAAGGACCAGCTTCACATAGACAAGCGGATGGCTATGGCGCACTTCAATCCCACCGAAGCATGA
- a CDS encoding F0F1 ATP synthase subunit beta — MAKHIGKVVQVIGPVVDVRFEGGNDLPNIYDALHITRPDGSILVLETQQLIGEDTVRAVSMESTDGVARDNQVEAMGKPISMPVGDAIKGRLFNVTGNAIDGMKPLNTGKSYPIHREAPKFEELTTSAEILFTGIKVIDLIEPYAKGGKIGLFGGAGVGKTVLIQELINNIAKGYSGYSVFAGVGERTREGNDLLREMIEAGIIKYGEGFKHSMEEGGWDLSKVDYTQLESSQATFVFGQMNEPPGARARVALSGLTLAEYFRDGDEQSGGRDILFFVDNIFRFTQAGSEVSALLGRMPSAVGYQPTLATEMGAMQERITSTKRGSITSVQAVYVPADDLTDPAPATTFAHLDATTVLSRKIAELGIYPSVDPLDSTSRILTPAIVGDQHYDCAQRVKAILQRYKELQDIIAILGMDELSEEDKMAVNRARKVQRFLSQPFFVAEQFTGLKGVMVPIEETIKGFNMILDGEMDEYPETAFNLKGNIEDVIAAGKKMLAETAKA, encoded by the coding sequence ATGGCCAAGCACATCGGAAAGGTCGTCCAGGTCATCGGACCCGTGGTCGACGTTCGCTTCGAAGGCGGCAACGACCTGCCCAACATCTACGACGCCCTACACATCACCCGTCCGGACGGCAGCATCCTCGTATTGGAGACCCAGCAGCTCATCGGTGAAGACACCGTTCGCGCGGTATCCATGGAGAGCACCGACGGCGTGGCCCGCGACAACCAAGTTGAGGCCATGGGCAAGCCCATCAGCATGCCCGTAGGCGATGCGATCAAAGGCCGCCTCTTCAATGTGACCGGCAATGCCATCGATGGCATGAAGCCGCTGAATACCGGCAAGAGCTATCCCATCCACCGCGAAGCACCGAAGTTCGAGGAACTCACCACCAGCGCTGAGATCCTCTTCACGGGGATCAAGGTGATCGACCTGATCGAGCCCTACGCGAAAGGCGGTAAGATCGGCCTGTTCGGCGGCGCCGGGGTGGGCAAGACCGTGCTCATCCAAGAGCTGATCAACAACATCGCCAAGGGCTACAGCGGATACAGCGTGTTCGCCGGGGTGGGTGAGCGCACCCGCGAAGGCAACGACCTGCTGCGCGAGATGATCGAGGCCGGCATCATCAAGTACGGTGAAGGCTTCAAGCACAGCATGGAAGAAGGCGGCTGGGACCTGAGCAAGGTGGATTACACACAGCTTGAGAGCTCGCAGGCCACCTTCGTTTTCGGGCAGATGAATGAGCCTCCCGGCGCTCGTGCCCGCGTGGCGCTCAGCGGCCTCACCCTCGCTGAGTACTTCCGCGATGGCGATGAGCAGAGCGGCGGCCGCGACATCCTGTTCTTCGTGGACAATATCTTCCGCTTCACGCAGGCCGGCTCCGAAGTATCGGCTCTCCTCGGCCGTATGCCGAGCGCTGTGGGATACCAGCCCACCTTGGCCACCGAGATGGGCGCCATGCAAGAGCGCATCACCTCTACCAAGCGCGGCTCCATCACCAGCGTGCAAGCGGTGTATGTGCCTGCTGATGATTTGACCGATCCCGCACCCGCCACCACGTTCGCGCACTTGGATGCCACCACCGTATTGAGCCGGAAGATCGCCGAGCTCGGCATCTATCCTTCTGTGGACCCCCTGGATAGCACCAGCCGGATCCTGACACCCGCCATTGTGGGCGATCAGCATTACGACTGCGCCCAACGGGTGAAGGCCATCCTCCAGCGCTACAAGGAGTTGCAGGACATCATCGCGATCCTGGGCATGGACGAGCTCAGCGAGGAGGACAAGATGGCCGTGAACCGCGCCCGCAAGGTGCAGCGCTTCCTGAGCCAACCCTTCTTCGTGGCAGAGCAGTTCACCGGCCTCAAGGGCGTGATGGTCCCCATCGAAGAGACCATCAAGGGCTTCAACATGATCCTCGACGGCGAGATGGACGAATACCCCGAGACCGCCTTCAACCTGAAGGGCAACATCGAGGACGTGATCGCTGCGGGCAAGAAAATGCTGGCTGAAACGGCAAAGGCTTAG